In Vulpes lagopus strain Blue_001 chromosome 1, ASM1834538v1, whole genome shotgun sequence, a genomic segment contains:
- the FKBPL gene encoding FK506-binding protein-like: METPPASLIGDMDTSQPQQRREENPHENLKSTTEIRQQPQDCPTEILELRVSSALASRVLEKPQETEKLAAGLQGDSVKSPGSTSEMPEPLPASDLWYCPDGSFVKKIIIRGHGLDKPKLGSCCRVLAFGFPFGSGLPEGWTEITMGLGPWREGTWGELIEKCLESMRQGEEAQLQISEHPESPFRLTLASFTQGRDSWELEASEKEALAKKERTRGTELFRAGNPEGAARCYGRALRLLLTLPPPGPPERTVLHANLAACQLLLGQPQLAAQSCDRVLEREPDHLKALYRRGVAQAALGNLDKATADLRKVLAVDPKNRAAQEELGKVIIQGKKRDAGLAQGLRKMFG, encoded by the coding sequence ATGGAGACGCCACCGGCCAGTCTAATAGGAGACATGGACACCTCTCAACCGCAACAACGACGGGAAGAGAACCCCCATGAAAACCTTAAGTCAACCACCGAGATTAGGCAGCAGCCCCAAGACTGTCCTACTGAAATCCTCGAGCTGAGAGTGAGCTCAGCTCTGGCCAGCCGAGTTCTAGAGAAACCTCAAGAGACTGAAAAACTGGCTGCTGGACTTCAAGGAGACTCAGTGAAGTCTCCTGGATCAACCAGTGAGATGCCAGAGCCCCTTCCAGCTTCTGATCTCTGGTACTGTCCCGACGGAAGCTTTGTTAAGAAGATCATAATCCGCGGCCATGGCTTGGACAAACCCAAGCTAGGCTCCTGCTGCCGGGTACTGGCTTTTGGGTTTCCTTTTGGGTCAGGCCTGCCAGAGGGCTGGACAGAGATAACCATGGGGTTAGGACCGTGGAGGGAAGGGACTTGGGGGGAGCTCATAGAGAAATGCTTGGAGTCCATGCGTCAAGGTGAGGAGGCACAGCTTCAGATCTCCGAGCACCCTGAATCTCCATTCAGGCTCACACTGGCCTCCTTCACGCAGGGCAGGGACTCCTGGGAGCTGGAGGCCAGTGAAAAGGAAGCCCTGGCCAAGAAAGAACGCACGAGGGGCACAGAATTATTTAGAGCTGGGAACCCTGAAGGGGCTGCCAGATGCTATGGACGGGCTCTTCGGCTGCTGCTGACTTTACCCCCACCTGGCCCTCCAGAACGAACTGTTCTACACGCCAACCTGGCTGCCTGTCAGTTGCTACTAGGGCAGCCCCAGCTGGCTGCCCAGAGCTGTGACCGAGTGCTGGAGCGGGAGCCTGACCACTTAAAGGCCTTGTACCGAAGAGGGGTTGCCCAGGCTGCCCTTGGGAACCTTGACAAAGCAACTGCTGACCTCAGGAAGGTGTTGGCGGTAGACCCAAAAAACCGCGCAGCCCAGGAGGAGCTGGGAAAAGTGATCATTCAGGGGAAGAAACGAGATGCAGGGCTGGCGCAGGGTCTGCGCAAGATGTTTGGCTGA